A stretch of the Archocentrus centrarchus isolate MPI-CPG fArcCen1 unplaced genomic scaffold, fArcCen1 scaffold_32_ctg1, whole genome shotgun sequence genome encodes the following:
- the LOC115776432 gene encoding uncharacterized protein LOC115776432 isoform X1 yields MDIGYLAWRLKTIQRKSTLSEGRRSSCQLTGCGPTARGDASFNPEVTLREEPYKEANSFMKYSSDEAAIRNKMKMMFDYRCKMVLDENRSSSVLTEFPRFRDVRGLIDQDFILEFGEDVATRFLERWPTVFKHKVIQQSKTLPTSTDLEEVIYCAEGASSEEELDETLTSGWDSDLASIILLFHLIPPSCQGYKRRGKVSPSQDEEHHVVFQKVCNSGTSVQEHADAMNSTTQPYPLAVGTKRSTIHEFFIVLDKQVVPCKSASSLGAFDEIFHFVFGTVYNQMLHNMYVLELGELKEGAEIASELCSEHSLSPCQTQNYFQLGLQNFIGNNIFLIGHW; encoded by the exons ATGGATAT TGGCTACTTAGCATGGAGGCTTAAAACCATCCAGAGGAAGAGCACCTTATCAGAGGGGAGAAGATCATCATGTCAGCTGACTGGGTGTGGACCAACAGCCAGAGGAGATGCTTCATTTAACCCTGAGGTGACCCTAAGAGAAGAGCCATATAAGGAAGCTAATTCCTTCATGAAATACTCTTCTGATGAGGCCGCCATCAGgaacaaaatgaagatgatgtttgATTACCGTTGCAAGATGGTCCTGGACGAAAACAGATCATCCAGCGTCTTGACTGAATTTCCTCGCTTCAGAGATGTCAGAGGCTTG ATTGATCAAGACTTCATTCTGGAATTTGGAGAAGATGTAGCTACCAGGTTTTTGGAGAG GTGGCCGACTGTTTTCAAGCATAAAGTGATCCAGCAGAGCAAGACTCTCCCTACCTCAACCGACCTTGAAGAAGTGATCTACTGTGCTGAAGGAGCTTCAAGTGAGGAGGAACTGGATGAGACCCTTACCTCTG GCTGGGACAGTGATCTTGCTTCCATCATTCTCCTGTTCCACCTGATTCCTCCTTCCTGTCAGGGTTACAAAAGACGTGGGAAGGTTTCTCCATCCCAGGATGAGGAGCACCATGTGGTCTTCCAGAAGGTTTGTAAT AGTGGAACAAGTGTCCAGGAACATGCTGATGCCATGAACTCCACTACGCAGCCCTACCCACTTGCTGTTGGGACAAAGAGGAGCACCATTCATGAGTTCTTCATTGTTCTGGACAAGCAGGTCGTACCATGCAAGTCAGCCAGCTCACTTGGAGCTTTTGATGAAATTTTTCACTTCGTATTTGGAACTGTTTATAATCAAATGCTCCACAACATGTACGTCTTGGAACTTGGAGAGTTAAAGGAAGGTGCTGAAATTGCTTCAGAACTTTGTAGtgaacactctctctctccatgtcaAACACAAAATTACTTTCAACTGGGGCTACAGAATTTCATCGGCAACAACATATTCCTAATTGGTCACTGGTAA
- the LOC115776432 gene encoding uncharacterized protein LOC115776432 isoform X2 — MDIGYLAWRLKTIQRKSTLSEGRRSSCQLTGCGPTARGDASFNPEVTLREEPYKEANSFMKYSSDEAAIRNKMKMMFDYRCKMVLDENRSSSVLTEFPRFRDVRGLIDQDFILEFGEDVATRFLERWPTVFKHKVIQQSKTLPTSTDLEEVIYCAEGASSEEELDETLTSGWDSDLASIILLFHLIPPSCQGYKRRGKVSPSQDEEHHVVFQKSGTSVQEHADAMNSTTQPYPLAVGTKRSTIHEFFIVLDKQVVPCKSASSLGAFDEIFHFVFGTVYNQMLHNMYVLELGELKEGAEIASELCSEHSLSPCQTQNYFQLGLQNFIGNNIFLIGHW; from the exons ATGGATAT TGGCTACTTAGCATGGAGGCTTAAAACCATCCAGAGGAAGAGCACCTTATCAGAGGGGAGAAGATCATCATGTCAGCTGACTGGGTGTGGACCAACAGCCAGAGGAGATGCTTCATTTAACCCTGAGGTGACCCTAAGAGAAGAGCCATATAAGGAAGCTAATTCCTTCATGAAATACTCTTCTGATGAGGCCGCCATCAGgaacaaaatgaagatgatgtttgATTACCGTTGCAAGATGGTCCTGGACGAAAACAGATCATCCAGCGTCTTGACTGAATTTCCTCGCTTCAGAGATGTCAGAGGCTTG ATTGATCAAGACTTCATTCTGGAATTTGGAGAAGATGTAGCTACCAGGTTTTTGGAGAG GTGGCCGACTGTTTTCAAGCATAAAGTGATCCAGCAGAGCAAGACTCTCCCTACCTCAACCGACCTTGAAGAAGTGATCTACTGTGCTGAAGGAGCTTCAAGTGAGGAGGAACTGGATGAGACCCTTACCTCTG GCTGGGACAGTGATCTTGCTTCCATCATTCTCCTGTTCCACCTGATTCCTCCTTCCTGTCAGGGTTACAAAAGACGTGGGAAGGTTTCTCCATCCCAGGATGAGGAGCACCATGTGGTCTTCCAGAAG AGTGGAACAAGTGTCCAGGAACATGCTGATGCCATGAACTCCACTACGCAGCCCTACCCACTTGCTGTTGGGACAAAGAGGAGCACCATTCATGAGTTCTTCATTGTTCTGGACAAGCAGGTCGTACCATGCAAGTCAGCCAGCTCACTTGGAGCTTTTGATGAAATTTTTCACTTCGTATTTGGAACTGTTTATAATCAAATGCTCCACAACATGTACGTCTTGGAACTTGGAGAGTTAAAGGAAGGTGCTGAAATTGCTTCAGAACTTTGTAGtgaacactctctctctccatgtcaAACACAAAATTACTTTCAACTGGGGCTACAGAATTTCATCGGCAACAACATATTCCTAATTGGTCACTGGTAA
- the LOC115776432 gene encoding uncharacterized protein LOC115776432 isoform X3: MKYSSDEAAIRNKMKMMFDYRCKMVLDENRSSSVLTEFPRFRDVRGLIDQDFILEFGEDVATRFLERWPTVFKHKVIQQSKTLPTSTDLEEVIYCAEGASSEEELDETLTSGWDSDLASIILLFHLIPPSCQGYKRRGKVSPSQDEEHHVVFQKVCNSGTSVQEHADAMNSTTQPYPLAVGTKRSTIHEFFIVLDKQVVPCKSASSLGAFDEIFHFVFGTVYNQMLHNMYVLELGELKEGAEIASELCSEHSLSPCQTQNYFQLGLQNFIGNNIFLIGHW, from the exons ATGAAATACTCTTCTGATGAGGCCGCCATCAGgaacaaaatgaagatgatgtttgATTACCGTTGCAAGATGGTCCTGGACGAAAACAGATCATCCAGCGTCTTGACTGAATTTCCTCGCTTCAGAGATGTCAGAGGCTTG ATTGATCAAGACTTCATTCTGGAATTTGGAGAAGATGTAGCTACCAGGTTTTTGGAGAG GTGGCCGACTGTTTTCAAGCATAAAGTGATCCAGCAGAGCAAGACTCTCCCTACCTCAACCGACCTTGAAGAAGTGATCTACTGTGCTGAAGGAGCTTCAAGTGAGGAGGAACTGGATGAGACCCTTACCTCTG GCTGGGACAGTGATCTTGCTTCCATCATTCTCCTGTTCCACCTGATTCCTCCTTCCTGTCAGGGTTACAAAAGACGTGGGAAGGTTTCTCCATCCCAGGATGAGGAGCACCATGTGGTCTTCCAGAAGGTTTGTAAT AGTGGAACAAGTGTCCAGGAACATGCTGATGCCATGAACTCCACTACGCAGCCCTACCCACTTGCTGTTGGGACAAAGAGGAGCACCATTCATGAGTTCTTCATTGTTCTGGACAAGCAGGTCGTACCATGCAAGTCAGCCAGCTCACTTGGAGCTTTTGATGAAATTTTTCACTTCGTATTTGGAACTGTTTATAATCAAATGCTCCACAACATGTACGTCTTGGAACTTGGAGAGTTAAAGGAAGGTGCTGAAATTGCTTCAGAACTTTGTAGtgaacactctctctctccatgtcaAACACAAAATTACTTTCAACTGGGGCTACAGAATTTCATCGGCAACAACATATTCCTAATTGGTCACTGGTAA
- the LOC115776433 gene encoding uncharacterized protein LOC115776433: MLTHLPEKAFPACVIANGTIKVGRLPATLCNATYSYCPPTDERQCLTCLKNIACYNNLTVRRKECQSDLAYRIQMDTGELSQCSRVAPGPKGTRVLADWYFICGHKAYVSLPPDWGGLCSVAYVSDHVFFMQYQASHTHHKTKRQVGEWLTSHSEVPEELRIWGVGAKIAQSIFPGIGLGFVRDQVEINRYALLRLMKMMLVEP; encoded by the exons ATGTTGActcatttgccagagaaagctTTTCCAGCATGTGTTATAGCAAATGGAACCATCAAGGTGGGTAGATTACCAGCCACTCTCTGTAATGCTACCTATTCGTACTGTCCACCAACAGATGAGAGACAATGCCTGACCTGCCTCAAAAATATTGCTTGTTATAATAATCTAACTGTACGGAGGAAGGAATGTCAGTCTGACCTGgcctacagaatacagatggacACTGGAGAGCTGAGTCAGTGCTCACGAGTAGCACCAGGACCCAAGGGAACAAGAGTGTTAGCGGATTGGTATTtcatctgtggtcacaaagcATACGTGTCCCTTCCCCCAGATTGGGGAGGCCTGTGTAGTGTTGCATATGTGTCAGATCAtgtctttttcatgcagtaCCAGGCCAGTCATACACATCACAAGACGAAGCGACAGGTTGGAGAGTGGCTCACGAGCCATTCAGAAGTCCCAGAGGAGCTCCGGATTTGGGGAGTCGGAGCGAAGATTGCCCAGTCTATCTTTCCAGGAATTGGACTGGGATTTGTGCGTGaccaagtggaaataaatcGCTATGCACTATTACGTCTG ATGAAGATGATGCTGGTGGAGCCATAA